Genomic DNA from Dysidea avara chromosome 10, odDysAvar1.4, whole genome shotgun sequence:
ACACGATGTTTGCTCTGTAATTTGACAACAAAATTTTTCTCAATGCCATGTTTTGTGAAGGGCAAAAATTAAATGCTTTATTTCAAGCAAGGATGTTAATAGCAAGCTTCATGTGCAAATGGTGGGTGTGATATAGTTCatcaaaatgattaattttgATGAGAAGGAGCATGTATTGAGTCGAAATAAGGATCTTTGGTTTActttaccaccccagtgatcccttcttgtttcttagcttttttcagcaatccctatatATTTCCTTTCAAATGTTTTATTCATCTAGCTAGTTGTATACATGTTTGTAATATAAACAATAGTTATGCATTAaaaatgtacaagtgatttttacaatatttaatttttattgttCTGGAATTTCTTCACCATGGATGATAGTTCATTCATACCTTCATAGACACCATCTCCGCTCACTGCACATGTAGCTTGAATGTACCAAGGTCTATTATGAATTGAGTTGAGTTGTAACTTTGACATTATTTCACTGGTTGAGGCAGCATTAGGCAAGTCCTGCTTATTGGCCAGTACCACTAGTGGAACTCCAACCATCTCATCGCTCTGTAAGATCCAAGCTAATTCCTCCTTTGCTTCACTAAATCTGCTTCTATCTGAACTGTCAACCACATAAATAAGTCCTTCTGATCCATTGAAGTAGTGCTTCCACAATGGACGGATCTTATCTTGTCCACCAACGTCCCACACTGTGAAAGAGACACTCTTTGTGGGTTGCACCGTTTCGACATTGAAGCCAATAGTGGGAATGGACTGGACCGTTTCATTCAGCTTCAATTTGTACAGTATTGTGGTCTTGCCTGCTGCATCCAAGCCCAACATTACAATTCTTGCGTTCCTTTGAAAGGAGAAAGACTCCAATAAATTCTTCATTGATTGTAGAAGATTTCCCATTGTTGATATGTTCTTGTTTCGACTTTTAGCTTAAGATTTGTTTCTTTCTTTCCGCTGATTACTCTGCCCATCTTAGTCACTGACTGTGTTTAAATACTCATACAACGACGTGCTGGGATTTGAAACTCGTCAGTTTACACGCAAAGTATGCCACGGTGGCAAAACACACGCTCGACACAAAGATTACGTTGTGATCACAAGACTACTAAAAATAGTACAAGCATCACA
This window encodes:
- the LOC136236253 gene encoding uncharacterized protein translates to MGNLLQSMKNLLESFSFQRNARIVMLGLDAAGKTTILYKLKLNETVQSIPTIGFNVETVQPTKSVSFTVWDVGGQDKIRPLWKHYFNGSEGLIYVVDSSDRSRFSEAKEELAWILQSDEMVGVPLVVLANKQDLPNAASTSEIMSKLQLNSIHNRPWYIQATCAVSGDGVYEGMNELSSMVKKFQNNKN